AAGAGCGAATAACTGCGCTGTTTTACCTGAAATTTGAGTCAAATATTGGCGTATTGTGATTTTTTGATTATAACGTAGATGCATTTGATCTAGCTCACCCATTAAGATTCGTTCCATGCCACGAGTGTCAATTTGAATACTTTCAAGAGAACTTGAATAACGAGCTAATAATTTAAAACAAACGGTAAATAAGTAATCACCAGCGTAAACAGCGACATCCTTACTGTATTTTGCTTGAATGGTTGGCGTTCCTCGGCGCATAGGCGAATCATCAACAATATCGTCGTGGATTAAGGTTGCCATGTGTAAGATTTCTAAAGCAGCAGCAACAGCACGAGCTTTTTCAGCATCTTGATCCGGTCCGAAACGTGAAAACAATAAAGAATAGGCAGGTCGTAAAAGCTTTCCGCCAGAATGGATTAAAGCCAAGATTGTAGCTTCGATTTCTTTATTGCGAATTTTAATATTTTTTTCGATGAGTTCAACGGTTTTTTCCAGCTCCATCTGCAGTTCTGGATAAGTGTCCCACATAGGATGAATCTTCATTTGTGTTCTCCTTTCGTTTGTTGGTCAAAACGACCGTAGACAGCACGAAAGTTTCGTAAAGTCTCAACATGTTCTAATAAGTAATTTGCAGCAATTCCAATAGCCACACCTGCTAAAATCCCCATAAAGGATAGCACTGGTAAATAAAGCATGACAGTCCACGTTTGAGCAATCCAACTGGCGACAGCCAATTGACCAATATTGTGAAGAATACCGCCTGTAGCGCTAATCCCAATAATACTGACCCGTTTTGGTCCTAATTGTTTAACAATCAACATCCCAAAGTAGCTTAGTAACGCACCTGCGCAACTATATAAGAAAGTTGACAAGGTCCCACCTAGTAAGGTTGTTAACAATAGGCGCATCCAAACAACTGTAAAACTATCTTTAAAGGGTAAGGTGAAGATAGCGATAATAGTAATTAAATTGGCCAAACCTAATTTAGCACCAGGTGCAAAAGCAAAGGGGAAAGGAATGCTTCGTTCGATTAAACCAATCACAACCCCCTGGGCTGCCAATAAAGCTATATAAACTAATTTTTGATTTTTGGTCATAGAAGGTCTGTCCTTTACGTGTAATTTATCAAGTTAAAATAGAAGTCTAGTTACTTATTTGCTAAGAGGGTATCGAGTCCACCAAAGGAAACCATTCCGCCATCGTTAATTCCATCAGTAGAACGAACTTCGACAATTAATTTGTGAGGCAAACACAAAATTGTTTCGCCAGGTTTTGAAATGGCTCCGAAACTTCGTACACAAACTAAATCATTACAATCAGCATCAATCATCCGAATGGTTTCATCTTTGATTTCTAATAAATTGAAATCACCATCTTCATCTTCGTAACGATAAGTATCGGTACCGGTATGTCCAGTTAATACAATTTGTTTAACTTCTTTGCCATCTGCTGAAATATGTGCAATCAATTGTCGTTCCCCACTTGGAGAATCTGTCTCAGCTGTAGCTTGGTTCAGGTAAAAAAGACCTAAGGGTAGAAAAGAGCCGATGGTCAGGACTAAAATAATAATAATATCCCAACGACGTATCATTTTAAAATAAGGAATTAGTGCTTTAAACTTTGTTTTCATTTATATATCACTCCTATAGTAATGGCTATTTTAAAGGGGAAGCTGTTATTAAATGCATATAGCTAAGTATAAGAAAGATGGGGCTATTTAGCAATAGTTTCCCATTGGAATTAGGCGATAACTCTTCAAATATGTAAGATATTGATTTTATTAAAAAAAAGAATGGTTAAGGCAGTCAAGTAACTGCCTTAACCATTAATTAAATGATTTATTTATCACCGTATAGAGATTTAGGTGTACCATACCACCATTTTCCGGCAACTTTTTGTACCCAAGGGATAACATAGTAATCTAAACCAAAGGCACGTCCAGAACCATTCATTAATGCTAATGCGGCAAAGATAAACCAAATATTTACCCAGTAGAACATTCCTGATAAAGCAAAACTTACAACTAAAGCAATTGTTGCAGCGTTAGCTAACCAAGTGAATAAACCAGCGATAATTGCAAGTGCAATTAATAATTCAATAATTGTCATAGCTTTTTGGAAGAACAAAGCAACATCAGCTGTTGGCAACATTTTTTCCATCAACCATTCAAACCATTTAGGTGCTTTATCGAAGACCATCATAGGTTCTTCGCCATAAGCATAACTAAATCCAAAGATAGGTTTTGCAACTTCTTTAACTTGTTCAACTGCTTCAGAAGCACCAGAAGTAGTTTCTGCTTGTAACCAAGCAAATGGAAGTTTTACAGAATCTGTAAACCAAGATTCTCCGCCGAACCAGCCGAAGGTTTTCTTACCAGCTTCAAGGAGCCACATGCTACCATAGAAGATACGAAGTGGAACACTCCATAATACGTTACCGTAACGTGACAAGTGACCACGGAAAATATTACGATTGTCTTTAATGTGGAAGAATTCATGCATAATGTATTGGAATGCATAATATCCAGAACGAATATCAAAGAAATATTTCAAGTTAACAATATGTTTCATTAAGATAGCTAAGAAACCACTTAAGTGAATTTTATTGAATAGGCAAGCAACACCGTAACGCGAACCGATAGAAACCATGAAACCTTGGTAGTTTCCTTTATAAGCGTGTTTTTCAGTTCCCTCAATATCTGCAATTAAGTTAGCAGCAGCAGTGTGTGCTGTACATTCAGCAGCTTGAACGATTTGAGGAGTTGGTGTATTTTCAAACTCTTCAAAGTAAACTAAATCGCCAATCACATAAACGTTTTCTAAATCTTTAGCTTCCATATATTGGTTTGCTACAAGACGTCCAGCACGAGCAGCTTCCATACCGAATTCAGCAGTATCAGAATTTGCTTTAACACCAGCAGTCCAAATTAATGTACTTGTTGGAATTGTTTCGCCAGATTTTAAAACGATATGATCTTCTTTAACTTCAACAATTGGTGCATCCGTTAATATTTTAATGCCTTTTTTAGTCATATAACGTTCTGCTTTACCAGCGTCGTTACGATCTAACATATTTAAGATTGTTGGAGCAGCTTCAACAACAATTAAAGAAATTTCGTCAGCAGAAATTTTATTGTCTTTTGCTAAGCGGTCTTTCCATTCCAATAATTCACCAACCATTTCAATCCCAGTAAAACCAGAACCACAAACAGTAAATGTTAGCATTGCTTTACGTTTAGCGGCATCACGAACTTTAGCTGCTTTAGCAACCGTTTCTTCAATGTGCCCACGTAATTTCATTGCATCTTCCCATGACCATAAAGTAAATCCGAATTCTTTAACGCCAGGAGTACCAAAATCATTTGGTTCGCCACCCATACCTAAAACAAGGTAATCGTAGCTATAGCTACCGTGTTCTGTGGTAACTGTTTTAGTATCATGATCCACATTTGTTACATTATCTGTCACTAAATTAACATTTTTCAAACGACAGAATAATCTTTGTAAATCATATTGAACTGCGGTAGGCTCAACACGAGCGCCTGCAATTTCGTGTAGTTCAGTCATCATTGTGTGATAAGAATGACGATCAATTAAAGTAATTGTAACGTCCTTATTTTTTTGTATTTCTTTGCTAGTTTTTTAGTTGCTGCAACTCCAGCATAACCAGCGCCGATAACAACAATATTCTTTCCAGTCATTTTTTTCTCTCCTTTTCCAATAAATATAATATGATAAAATAAGTGCAACTATAAGATTTATAGTTAAAAGGTTCACAACCTTATTGATTATACAAGAAATGAAGCGAAAAGTCTATCCATAACCAAGTGTTTTGTTGAAAAATGAGAATTATTTAATAACAACTGAATCAGAAAATATACACTTCTCATTTTCTCATGATTTTCTTACTTTAAAATTTGTGAAAAAGATAGACAAATCGAAATAAAATGGTTATTATATACTTAGATGTTCAACTTATCTTTGTGAATTTATTTACAAACGTGGAGTGGATATGAGCTGGACAGACTAAAAAAGGATAAGGTGGGAATTTTATTATGAAATTCAAAAAAGCGATGTCAGTTGCATCATTAGTATTTGCTTCAACAGTTGTGTTGGCAGCATGTGGTGGTAACGAAGATAAAAAAGATAGTTCTTCAGAAAGTAGTGCAGCATCAAGCGAAGTAGCTAAAGATAGCTCTTCAAAAGAAGAAACTAAAGAAATGAAACAAGTTGCAGGTGGCGAACTTAAAGATGGTACTTACAAACTTGTAGAAAAAGATTACGACGATAAAGGTTGGAAAGTTGAATTTGCAATGACTGTTAAAGATGGCAAAATCACAGAATCTGACTATAACTATATAAATGAAAAAGGCGATAAAAAGTCTGACGATAAAGAATACCAAAAAGCAATGGAAGCTAAAACAAAAACTGGTCCAGCAATGTTTATCCCTGAGTTAAATGAAGCTTTAGTCGCAGCACAAAATGCAGCGGACGTTGAAGTTGTTTCAGGAGCTACACATTCATCAGAAGCATTTAGAAATTATGCACAACAATTAGTTCAAGCAGCACAAGCTGGCAACCAAGAAACAATTGAAATTGCGAATACAGCTGATTTACAAGATGGTACGTATTCATTAGCAACTAAAAATGCATCAAATGGTTGGACTGAAACATTTGAAATGACTGTTGAAGGTGGAAAGATTACTAAATCTAACTACGATGGAACAAACGATAAAGGTGAAATCAAATCAGAAAATAAAGAATACCAAGAAATGATGAAGAAAACTGCCGGCGTTGGTCCAGCTGACTTCTTCCCAACATTAAACAAAGCATTAGTTGAAAAACAAGATGCTGGTGCTGTTGAAGTTGTTTCAGGAGCTACACATTCATCAGAAGCCTTCAAATTATGGGCTGCTCAATTAATCAATGCTGCTCAAAAAGGCGATACTGCTAAAATTGAAGTAGACAATATTGTAATGGAAGAAGTTAAATAATTTATTTAACGGAACTGAAAAACAATTAGAAATGAGGCTGGGGTGGAAATCCCGAGCCTCTTTCTTTATTGATTTCATAAATGTTAGAACAGGACATTTTTCTCCACACCTTTACTTGTAAAATAAATTCGCGGGCACTATAATAAATAAAGATAAAATTTAGTCTGATCTTTCGTGAATTCTTCTTCTCGATTTACAATAAACTATTAATTATTTCAGTTTTGATACAAAGGAGCTAAACAGATGAAAGTAGCAAATAAGAAAAAAATAACAGTGGGATTGATTTTTTTACTCGCTTTTGTGGCAGTAGGTTGTAGCAATGGCACTGATGGAAAAGAAACTT
This Carnobacterium maltaromaticum DSM 20342 DNA region includes the following protein-coding sequences:
- a CDS encoding polyprenyl synthetase family protein, whose protein sequence is MKIHPMWDTYPELQMELEKTVELIEKNIKIRNKEIEATILALIHSGGKLLRPAYSLLFSRFGPDQDAEKARAVAAALEILHMATLIHDDIVDDSPMRRGTPTIQAKYSKDVAVYAGDYLFTVCFKLLARYSSSLESIQIDTRGMERILMGELDQMHLRYNQKITIRQYLTQISGKTAQLFALSCYSGALESGTSEKFARSCYHIGNHIGMAFQIMDDILDYSQDANTFGKPVLEDVRQGVYSAPLIFALRKYPEKFKPYLDKKDQMTNDDTQIVHQLVLDLGGLAAAQELAEKYTTKALKELTKLPETPEKAIIIQLTRSLLTRYD
- a CDS encoding Gx transporter family protein, encoding MTKNQKLVYIALLAAQGVVIGLIERSIPFPFAFAPGAKLGLANLITIIAIFTLPFKDSFTVVWMRLLLTTLLGGTLSTFLYSCAGALLSYFGMLIVKQLGPKRVSIIGISATGGILHNIGQLAVASWIAQTWTVMLYLPVLSFMGILAGVAIGIAANYLLEHVETLRNFRAVYGRFDQQTKGEHK
- a CDS encoding NusG domain II-containing protein; the protein is MKTKFKALIPYFKMIRRWDIIIILVLTIGSFLPLGLFYLNQATAETDSPSGERQLIAHISADGKEVKQIVLTGHTGTDTYRYEDEDGDFNLLEIKDETIRMIDADCNDLVCVRSFGAISKPGETILCLPHKLIVEVRSTDGINDGGMVSFGGLDTLLANK
- the pplA gene encoding extracellular electron transfer flavoprotein PplA, producing MKFKKAMSVASLVFASTVVLAACGGNEDKKDSSSESSAASSEVAKDSSSKEETKEMKQVAGGELKDGTYKLVEKDYDDKGWKVEFAMTVKDGKITESDYNYINEKGDKKSDDKEYQKAMEAKTKTGPAMFIPELNEALVAAQNAADVEVVSGATHSSEAFRNYAQQLVQAAQAGNQETIEIANTADLQDGTYSLATKNASNGWTETFEMTVEGGKITKSNYDGTNDKGEIKSENKEYQEMMKKTAGVGPADFFPTLNKALVEKQDAGAVEVVSGATHSSEAFKLWAAQLINAAQKGDTAKIEVDNIVMEEVK